From one Leptidea sinapis chromosome 22, ilLepSina1.1, whole genome shotgun sequence genomic stretch:
- the LOC126970879 gene encoding uncharacterized protein LOC126970879, producing the protein MSVFDGEIEFKSVYMVDYVRKNKPKSPRRRAVDDDCLIVGLSRDSLKARDQTRTSPDVLCPVDFEYYKNAVERFAEDHPRVAKRYMQKDVDPTPIDHEIQDLKRTEYLNKYCSRELPFMSVNLARRARALQTLRLPDDVYIPDTTQKGSYRHPKPEKYAEHPSVMNMKPKFDDSLQKNLRRILRVNTGDTSYGVSHGLLAKMVLEKNPFGPPRQEPKYGRWRNPYMYTYRL; encoded by the exons CAAGAGTCCTCGCCGGAGAGCTGTCGATGATGATTGCTTGATCGTGGGCCTCAGCCGTGACTCTCTGAAAGCCCGGGATCAAACCCGTACCTCTCCTGACGTGCTGTGTCCGGTTGACTTCGAGTATTATAAAAACGCTGTTGAGAGG TTCGCAGAAGACCATCCTCGGGTTGCCAAGAGGTACATGCAGAAGGATGTAGACCCCACCCCGATAGACCATGAGATACAGGACCTAAAGCGTACTGAATACCTCAATAAATATTGCTCGAGGG AGCTTCCCTTTATGTCAGTGAACCTTGCGCGTCGAGCCCGTGCGCTGCAAACCCTGAGACTACCCGATGACGTCTACATCCCTGACACGACCCAGAAAGGATCCTACCGACATCCCAAACCCGAGAAGTACGCTGAGCATCCGTCAGTTATGAACATGAAGCCCAAGTTTGACGACTCGTTACAAA AAAATCTTCGACGTATTCTGCGCGTGAATACTGGAGACACAAGTTACGGTGTCAGTCATGGATTATTGGCAAAGATGGTCTTAGAGAAGAATCCGTTTGGCCCACCTCGGCAGGAACCCAAATATGGACGCTGGAGGAATCCCTACATGTATACTTATAgattatga